In the Oncorhynchus nerka isolate Pitt River linkage group LG2, Oner_Uvic_2.0, whole genome shotgun sequence genome, one interval contains:
- the atp5pf gene encoding ATP synthase-coupling factor 6, mitochondrial isoform X2, giving the protein MFVIFMLIQVIASRMALRKLFRLSSLLRSAVSLTLRRNFGLSAVLFNRAKDLDPIQKLFLDKIRDYSTKSKAAAGGIVDAGPSYEKGVSEEITKLQRLYGTGDLTKFPDFKFTEPQLQEVAK; this is encoded by the exons ATGTTCGTCATATTCATGCTAATACAAGTCATAGCCAGCCG TATGGCGCTTCGTAAACTATTCCGGCTGTCCTCGCTGTTGCGCTCCGCGGTGTCATTGACACTGCGCAGGAATTTCGGGCTGTCTGCTGTCCTCTTCAACCGAGCCAAGGACCTGGACCCTATCCAGAAACTATTCCTAGACAAGATCCGCGACTACAGCACCAAGAGCAA GGCTGCAGCAGGTGGGATTGTTGATGCAGGCCCCTCTTACGAAAAGGGTGTCTCAGAGGAGATCACCAAACTGCAGAGGTTATACGGGACCGGTGACCTCACCAAATTCCCTGACTTCAAATTTACAG aGCCCCAGCTGCAGGAAGTGGCCAAGTGA
- the jam2a gene encoding junctional adhesion molecule 2A isoform X2, whose product MEKASLVLPLVILLIQCLPIVPVTVSTTTPKVEVHENSDAVLSCDFRTEKEQNPRIEWKKKGTDVSFVYYEGHFRGAFAGRARIKGATVTLQRVTQKDAGEYRCEITAPHDTITLGETNITLEVLVPPHTPSCEIPSSALTGSVVQLRCRDQQSIPPATYSWYKDDKPLTPSRMANATYHLNPITGILEFKTVARGDTGQYSCLASNKVGPPKMCEAKHMKIEDVNMAGVVAAVVVICLVIAICGFGGYYAHRNGFFSKHRGRSFWIPQCHGVAHISNQDLHRTKSRTNANYNPPPQDPADFKHTQSFML is encoded by the exons ATGGAGAAAGCGTCACTGGTTTTGCCCCTTGTCATTCTACTGATACAAT gcCTCCCCATTGTCCCTGTTACCGTGTCAACAACCACGCCCAAGGTGGAGGTCCACGAGAACTCCGATGCGGTTCTGAGCTGTGATTTTCGGACAGAGAAGGAACAGAATCCTCGAATCGAGTGGAAGAAGAAAGGAACAGATGTATCATTTGTTTACTATGAGGGACACTTCAGAG GAGCCTTTGCGGGGCGTGCAAGGATCAAGGGGGCAACGGTGACCCTACAGAGGGTGACCCAGAAAGACGCGGGCGAATACCGCTGTGAGATCACTGCCCCTCACGACACCATCACCCTGGGGGAGACTAACATCACCCTCGAAGTCTTGG TGCCCCCCCACACCCCATCCTGTGAGATCCCCAGCTCGGCTTTGACGGGCTCTGTGGTGCAGCTGCGCTGTAGGGACCAGCAGAGCATCCCCCCAGCCACCTACTCCTGGTACAAAGATGACAAGCCGCTGACCCCCTCCCGCATGGCCAACGCCACCTACCACCTCAACCCAATCACGGGCATACTG GAGTTTAAGACTGTGGCGAGAGGCGACACGGGACAGTACAGCTGTCTGGCATCCAACAAAGTGGGGCCGCCCAAGATGTGTGAGGCTAAACACATGAAGAtag agGATGTAAACATGGCAGGGGTCGTGGCTGCGGTCGTGGTCATCTGTCTGGTCATCGCCATTTGTGGCTTCGGGGGGTACTATGCACACCGTAATGGCTTCTTCAGCA AACACAGAGGAAG gtcctTTTGGATCCCTCAGTGTCATGGTGTGGCCCACATCAGCAACCAGGACCTCCATAGAACAAAA TCCAGGACTAATGCCAACTACAACCCTCCACCCCAAGAC CCTGCGGACTTCAAACACACCCAGTCCTTCATGCTGTGA
- the atp5pf gene encoding ATP synthase-coupling factor 6, mitochondrial isoform X1 yields the protein MGVWKICTGLGFPQPRYRRQLYPASEEPLTNYMALRKLFRLSSLLRSAVSLTLRRNFGLSAVLFNRAKDLDPIQKLFLDKIRDYSTKSKAAAGGIVDAGPSYEKGVSEEITKLQRLYGTGDLTKFPDFKFTEPQLQEVAK from the exons ATGGGTGTATGGAAGATATGCACAGGGTTGGGTTTCCCACAGCCACGTTACCGCCGTCAGCTATATCCTGCCAGCGAGGAACCGTTAACTAACTA TATGGCGCTTCGTAAACTATTCCGGCTGTCCTCGCTGTTGCGCTCCGCGGTGTCATTGACACTGCGCAGGAATTTCGGGCTGTCTGCTGTCCTCTTCAACCGAGCCAAGGACCTGGACCCTATCCAGAAACTATTCCTAGACAAGATCCGCGACTACAGCACCAAGAGCAA GGCTGCAGCAGGTGGGATTGTTGATGCAGGCCCCTCTTACGAAAAGGGTGTCTCAGAGGAGATCACCAAACTGCAGAGGTTATACGGGACCGGTGACCTCACCAAATTCCCTGACTTCAAATTTACAG aGCCCCAGCTGCAGGAAGTGGCCAAGTGA
- the atp5pf gene encoding ATP synthase-coupling factor 6, mitochondrial isoform X3: protein MALRKLFRLSSLLRSAVSLTLRRNFGLSAVLFNRAKDLDPIQKLFLDKIRDYSTKSKAAAGGIVDAGPSYEKGVSEEITKLQRLYGTGDLTKFPDFKFTEPQLQEVAK, encoded by the exons ATGGCGCTTCGTAAACTATTCCGGCTGTCCTCGCTGTTGCGCTCCGCGGTGTCATTGACACTGCGCAGGAATTTCGGGCTGTCTGCTGTCCTCTTCAACCGAGCCAAGGACCTGGACCCTATCCAGAAACTATTCCTAGACAAGATCCGCGACTACAGCACCAAGAGCAA GGCTGCAGCAGGTGGGATTGTTGATGCAGGCCCCTCTTACGAAAAGGGTGTCTCAGAGGAGATCACCAAACTGCAGAGGTTATACGGGACCGGTGACCTCACCAAATTCCCTGACTTCAAATTTACAG aGCCCCAGCTGCAGGAAGTGGCCAAGTGA
- the jam2a gene encoding junctional adhesion molecule 2A isoform X1 gives MEKASLVLPLVILLIQCLPIVPVTVSTTTPKVEVHENSDAVLSCDFRTEKEQNPRIEWKKKGTDVSFVYYEGHFRGAFAGRARIKGATVTLQRVTQKDAGEYRCEITAPHDTITLGETNITLEVLVPPHTPSCEIPSSALTGSVVQLRCRDQQSIPPATYSWYKDDKPLTPSRMANATYHLNPITGILEFKTVARGDTGQYSCLASNKVGPPKMCEAKHMKIEDVNMAGVVAAVVVICLVIAICGFGGYYAHRNGFFSSESACLSLSLSVHETYNMSGSLLENIICTHFLLLSVSTLLFISIHLQNTEEGKSCVPKSINNYPKYSEDTLTHLRCCVTTTD, from the exons ATGGAGAAAGCGTCACTGGTTTTGCCCCTTGTCATTCTACTGATACAAT gcCTCCCCATTGTCCCTGTTACCGTGTCAACAACCACGCCCAAGGTGGAGGTCCACGAGAACTCCGATGCGGTTCTGAGCTGTGATTTTCGGACAGAGAAGGAACAGAATCCTCGAATCGAGTGGAAGAAGAAAGGAACAGATGTATCATTTGTTTACTATGAGGGACACTTCAGAG GAGCCTTTGCGGGGCGTGCAAGGATCAAGGGGGCAACGGTGACCCTACAGAGGGTGACCCAGAAAGACGCGGGCGAATACCGCTGTGAGATCACTGCCCCTCACGACACCATCACCCTGGGGGAGACTAACATCACCCTCGAAGTCTTGG TGCCCCCCCACACCCCATCCTGTGAGATCCCCAGCTCGGCTTTGACGGGCTCTGTGGTGCAGCTGCGCTGTAGGGACCAGCAGAGCATCCCCCCAGCCACCTACTCCTGGTACAAAGATGACAAGCCGCTGACCCCCTCCCGCATGGCCAACGCCACCTACCACCTCAACCCAATCACGGGCATACTG GAGTTTAAGACTGTGGCGAGAGGCGACACGGGACAGTACAGCTGTCTGGCATCCAACAAAGTGGGGCCGCCCAAGATGTGTGAGGCTAAACACATGAAGAtag agGATGTAAACATGGCAGGGGTCGTGGCTGCGGTCGTGGTCATCTGTCTGGTCATCGCCATTTGTGGCTTCGGGGGGTACTATGCACACCGTAATGGCTTCTTCAGCAGtgagtctgcctgtctgtccctctctctgtctgtccatgaaACATACAATATGTCTGGCTCTCTGTTAGAAAATATCATTTGCACTCACTTCCTCTTACtttctgtctccactctcctcttcatTTCTATCCATCTCCAGAACACAGAGGAAGGTAAGAGTTGTGTCCCTAAATCCATTAACAATTATCCCAAATACAGTGAAGACACCCTGACACATCTGCGTTGCTGTGTAACTACTACTGACTAA